In a genomic window of Erinaceus europaeus chromosome 12, mEriEur2.1, whole genome shotgun sequence:
- the BLTP2 gene encoding bridge-like lipid transfer protein family member 2 isoform X4, translating into MPLFFAAVLALLLVAFGALFLGRWLLVRFATKWCQRKLQAELKIGSLFWIQNVSLKFQQHQQTVEIDSLWISSKLFSHDLPHYVALCFGEVRIRTDLQKVSSLFAPFSQRTGVPQKELSFSPSLLKIFCQLFSVHVDSINIMVLKVATSESLWHIQIRESSFLLDSDGKRLKCEVSLSQINSKVLKSGQLEDTCLAELSLAVKLCLEMGINSRQLKAITLDVWTLHAELHEGLFHSQLLRQGPSLAPKPVSISEVTENLAEPTLPGLYLLQQLPDQVKVKMEITSVVLSMNSQKRHLNWTLKLLHFLYHRDEDQLPLRSFTANSDMAQMSAELLLKDGLLLSQSRQRIVCLNSLKASVQVTTIDLSASLVLNTCIIHYRHQEFSHWLHMLALETQGSASSVLQQRKKRIFPQILAPIIVSTSISNVNISIQLGDTPPFALGFNSISLDYQHLRPQSIHQRGVLAVDHLCWRVGSDSHIQRAPHPPNMHVWGEALVLDSFTLQGSYNQPLGLSSTQSDTLFLDCTIRGLQVEASDTCAKCLSRILSLMGPQSGEISSSRESSFGESVSLLWKVDLKVEDMNLFTLSALVGALEVRLDTLTVLGSAETSTMGIQGLVLALVKSVTEKMQPCCKAPDIPAPVLSLSMLSISYHSSIRSLEVQCGAGLTVLWSPPDHMYLYQHVLTTLESRELLRTTLFPETVPLLELECPGTVCEPESHPPEPPPPKRLLTLTLEVSTAKLTAFVAEDKFITLAAESVSLSRHGGSLQAYCPELAAGFDGNSIFNFKEVELQLLPELEEMILHRNPFPVLQTLRNRVWLLSLGSVSVEFPYQYDFSRTLDEAVGVQKWLKGLHQGIHAQASAGPAPLPPDLLLKVQHFSWVFLDDVFEVKLRDNYELMKDESKESAKRLQLLDAKVAALRKQHGELLPARKIEELYASLEHKNIEIYIQRSRRLYGNTPMRRALLTWNLAGLELVALADASFHGPERVIEQVLELDPGSPFPAEGIDLVIQWCRMLKCNVKTFLVRIRDYPRYLFEIRDWRLVGRLVGTEQSGQPCSRRRQILQLGPPWGNVAVERNMPPLKFYHDFHSEIFQYTVVWGPCWDPAWTLIGQSVDLLTKPSADPSPPLPWWDKSRLLFHGDWHMDIEQANLHQLATEDPYNTTENMHWEWSHLSFHWKPGQFVFNGDLDVNVRTASKYDDCCFLHLPDLCMTLDLQWLCHGNPHDHHGVTLWAPEFLPEVPLGQLHDSYRAFRSENLNLSIKMDLTRHSGTISQPRILLYSSTLRWMQNFWATWTSVTRPICRGKLFNNLKPSKKKLSQHYKQLSYTALFSQLQVHYWASFAQQRGIQTECSQGHVFTRGTQRLIPQAGTVMRRLISDWSVTQMVSDLSQVTVHLMASPGEENTDHCLDPLVTKTHLLSLSSLTYQRHSNRTAEEDLSTQVGDPAFHTHQLHLVDLRASWTTTNRDIAFGLYDGYKKAAVLKRNLSTEALKGLKIDPQMPAKKPKQTSVQTSAPAPPPVSTPSFSEQPDKGSTGGFLLERHTYLLHHF; encoded by the exons ATGCCCCTGTTCTTCGCCGCGGTGTTGGCCCTGCTGTTGGTTGCGTTTGGTGCCCTCTTCCTAGGCCG gTGGCTTCTGGTTCGGTTTGCCACCAAGTGGTGTCAACGGAAGCTACAAGCAGAGCTAAAGATTGGCTCCCTTTTTTGGATCCAGAATGTCAGTCTTAAGTTTCAGCAGCACCAACAGACAGTG GAAATTGATAGCCTGTGGATTTCCAGCAAGCTCTTCAGCCATGATCTGCC ACACTATGTGGCATTGTGCTTTGGAGAAGTACGTATCAGAACAGACCTGCAGAAGGTTTCTAGCCTGTTtgctccattctcccagaggacaGGGGTGCCTCAAAAGGAACTGTCCTTTAGCCCATCCTTGTTGAAGATCTTCTGTCAG CTTTTCTCCGTTCACGTAGATTCTATAAACATTATGGTTCTCAAGGTggcaacttctgagtccctgtggcATATTCAGATTAGAGAAAGTAGCTTTCTTCTGGATAGTGATGGGAAAAG gtTAAAATGTGAGGTCAGTCTAAGTCAGATCAACAGCAAAGTCTTAAAGAGTGGCCAGTTG GAGGACACCTGCCTTGCAGAGCTCTCACTGGCCGTAAAGCTGTGTCTAGAGATGGGCATCAATAGTCGGCAACTGAAGGCAATCACTTTGGATGTGTGGACACTCCACGCTGAACTACATGAGGGCCTCTTCCATAGCCAGCTATTGCGCCAGGGCCCCAGCCTGGCACCCAAGCCTGTTTCCATCTCAG AGGTGACAGAGAATTTGGCTGAGCCAACTCTACCTGGTCTGTACCTCCTTCAGCAGCTGCCAGACCAGGTCAAGGTGAAGATGGAGATCACAAGTGTGGTACTGTCCATGAATAGTCAAAAGAG GCACTTGAATTGGACCCTGAAGCTGCTGCATTTCCTGTACCACCGTGATGAGGATCAGCTACCTCTTCGAAGCTTCACTGCAAACTCTGATATGGCACAGATGAGCGCTGAACTCCTACTGAAAG ATGGGTTGTTGCTGTCCCAGAGCCGCCAGCGCATCGTCTGCCTCAACTCCCTCAAGGCTAGCGTACAG GTGACTACCATTGACCTCTCAGCATCCCTGGTTCTCAACACTTGCATTATCCATTACCGGCACCAGGAATTCTCTCACTGGCTGCACATGCTAGCACTAGAGACCCAAGGGTCTGCTTCATCTGTTCTTCAGCAAAGGAAAAAGAG AATCTTCCCCCAAATCCTGGCTCCCATCATCGTTAGTACTTCCATCTCCAATGTCAACATCTCCATTCAGCTTGGAGATACACCACCTTTTGCCTTAGGATTCAATTCCATCTCTCTGG ATTATCAGCACTTAAGGCCACAGAGTATCCATCAGCGAGGCGTTCTAGCCGTAGACCATCTCTGCTGGCGAGTGGGCAGTGACTCCCACATTCAGCGGGCACCCCACCCACCCAATATGCATGTTTGGGGTGAAGCACTTGTCTTGGACTCTTTCACTCTACAG GGTAGTTATAATCAGCCTCTGGGCCTGTCTAGCACCCAGTCAGATACTCTCTTTCTTGATTGTACTATCCGAGGACTGCAAGTGGAAGCATCAGACACCTGTGCCAAATGTCTTTCTCGGATCTTATCCTTGATGGGCCCACAATCTGGGGAGATATCTAGTTCTAGAGAATCTTCCTTTGGGGAGTCTGTGTCATTACTGTGGAAGGTGGACTTGAAGGTGGAGGACATGAACTTGTTCACCCTTTCTGCCCTGGTTG GTGCTTTGGAGGTCCGACTGGACACACTGACTGTCCTGGGCAGTGCTGAAACATCTACCATGGGTATTCAAGGACTTGTGCTTGCTCTGGTGAAGTCAGTCACAGAGAAGATGCAGCCATGTTGCAAGGCTCCTGACATCCCCGCTCCAGTGCTCAGCCTTTCCATGCTCTCCATCTCCTATCACAGCAGTATTCGATCCCTAGAG GTTCAGTGTGGTGCAGGACTCACCGTTCTCTGGAGCCCCCCAGATCACATGTATCTGTACCAGCATGTCCTGACCACGTTGGAGAGCCGTGAGCTACTAAGAACTACTCTGTTTCCCGAGACTGTTCCCCTCCTTGAATTAGAGTGTCCTGGGACTGTTTGTGAGCCAGAAAGCCATCCCCCAGAGCCGCCTCCTCCAAAGCGACTGCTAACCTTAACACTGGAAGTGAGCACAGCCAAACTCACCGCTTTTGTAGCTGAGGACAAGTTCATTACCCTGGCAGCAGAGAGTGTGTCACTGAGCCGGCATGGAGGTTCACTGCAGGCTTACTGCCCAGAGCTGGCTGCAGGCTTTGATGGCAATAGCATTTTCAACTTCAAGGAAGTGGAGTTGCAGCTGCTACCTGAGCTAGAAGAGATGATCCTCCACCGGAACCCCTTCCCTGTGCTGCAGACCCTTCGGAACCGTGTTTGGCTCCTCTCCCTGGGCTCCGTGTCAGTGGAGTTTCCTTACCAGTATGACTTTTCTCGAACTCTCGATGAGGCTGTGGGAGTGCAGAAATGGCTCAAGGGGCTGCATCAAGGAATTCATGCTCAAGCCTCTGCCGGTCCTGCTCCACTCCCACCCGATCTACTCTTGAAGGTTCAGCACTTCTCATGGGTTTTCCTGGATGACGTTTTTGAAGTGAAACTCCGCGATAACTATGAACTGATGAAGGATGAGAGTAAGGAAAGTGCCAAAAGACTGCAGCTGCTGGACGCTAAGGTGGCTGCCCTTCGGAAGCAACATGGGGAGTTACTGCCAGCCCGAAAAATTGAGGAGCTCTATGCCTCCTTGGAACACAAAAACATTGAAATTTACATCCAGCGCTCCCGTCGTCTCTATGGCAACACACCCATGCGCCGGGCACTGCTCACTTGGAACCTGGCAGGCCTTGAGCTGGTGGCTCTAGCAGATGCCTCCTTCCATGGGCCTGAGCGTGTGATAGAGCAGGTCCTAGAACTTGATCCAGGCAGCCCGTTTCCTGCAGAGGGAATAGACCTTGTCATTCAGTGGTGTCGCATGCTCAAGTGCAATGTTAAGACTTTCCTGG TTCGAATAAGGGACTATCCTCGATACCTGTTTGAGATCCGTGACTGGAGGTTAGTGGGTCGACTTGTAGGTACTGAGCAGAGTGGTCAACCTTGCTCCCGCCGGCGTCAAATCTTGCAGTTGGGACCTCCATGGGGTAACGTGGCAGTAGAGCGGAATATGCCTCCACTGAAGTTTTACCATGACTTCCACT CTGAAATCTTCCAGTACACAGTGGTATGGGGCCCATGTTGGGATCCAGCGTGGACATTGATTGGCCAATCTGTAGACCTTTTGACTAAGCCCTCAGCTGATCCTAGCCCACCATTGCCCTGGTGGGACAAGAGTCGCCTTTTATTCCACGGAGATTGGCACATGGATATTGAACAAGCGAACCTGCACCAGCTGGCTACCGAG GATCCATACAACACTACAGAAAATATGCACTGGGAGTGGAGCCACCTGTCTTTTCATTGGAAACCTGGTCAGTTTGTGTTCAATGGTGACTTGGATGTCAACGTGAGAACAGCCTCTAA GTATGATGACTGCTGCTTCCTTCACCTGCCTGACCTCTGCATGACACTGGACCTGCAGTGGCTATGCCATGGGAACCCCCATGATCACCATGGTGTCACTCTGTGGGCCCCAGAATTCCTTCCTGAGGTGCCCTTAGGCCAACTTCATGATTCCTACCGAGCCTTTCGCTCTGAAAACCTCAATCTCTCTATCAAGATGGATCTGACTCGGCACAGTGGAA CAATATCTCAGCCCCGAATTCTGCTATATAGTAGTACACTGCGCTGGATGCAAAACTTCTGGGCAACTTGGACTAGTGTTACAAgacctatctgcaggggaaagctcttCAATAATCTGAAACCCAGCAAGAAGAAACTCAGCCAGCACTATAAACAGCTCTCCTATACTGCGCTCTTTTCCCAGCTGCAG GTGCACTACTGGGCCTCGTTTGCTCAGCAGCGGGGCATCCAGACTGAGTGCAGTCAGGGCCATGTCTTCACTCGGGGAACGCAGCGGCTTATACCTCAAG CGGGCACAGTGATGAGACGCCTCATCTCTGACTGGAGTGTGACCCAGATGGTTAGTGACCTAAGTCAGGTGACTGTTCACTTGATGGCCTCACCTGGTGAAGAGAACACTgatcactgcctggaccccttgGTAACGAAGACACACCTATTGAGCCTATCCTCCCTTACCTACCAGCGGCACAGCAATCGCACAGCTGAGGAG
- the SDF2 gene encoding stromal cell-derived factor 2 — MAVVSLLLFGSLWSAVGASDLGIVTCGSVVKLLNTRHNVRLHSHDVRYGSGSGQQSVTGVTSVDDSNSYWRIRGKTSTMCERGTPIKCGQPIRLTHVNTGRNLHSHHFTSPLSGNQEVSAFGEEGEGDYLDDWTVLCNGLYWIRDGEVRFKHSSTEVLLSVTGEQYGRPISGQKEVHGMTQPSQNNYWKAMEGIFMKPSELLKAEAHHAEL, encoded by the exons ATGGCGGTGGTGTCGCTGCTGTTGTTCGGAAGTTTGTGGAGTGCTGTGGGAGCGTCCGATCTGGGTATCGTTACTTGCGGCTCAGTAGTGAAGCTGCTCAACACGCGCCACAACGTGCGGCTCCATTCACACGACGTGCGCTATGGGTCAG GTAGTGGGCAGCAGTCGGTGACAGGTGTAACATCTGTGGATGACAGCAACAGTTACTGGAGAATACGTGGGAAGACCTCCACAATGTGTGAGAGAGGAACCCCCATCAAATGTGGCCAACCTATCAGGTTGACACATGTCAATACTGGTCGAAATCTCCATAGTCACCACTTTACTTCACCTCTTTCTGGAAATCAG GAAGTGAGTGCTTTTGGTGAGGAAGGTGAAGGAGATTATCTGGATGACTGGACCGTGCTCTGTAACGGGCTCTACTGGATCAGGGATGGTGAGGTGCGGTTCAAGCATTCTTCCACAGAGGTTCTGCTGTCCGTCACAGGAGAACAATATGGTCGACCcatcagtggacaaaaagaggtgCATGGCATGACCCAGCCAAGCCAGAACAACTACTGGAAAGCCATGGAAGGCATCTTCATGAAGCCCAGTGAGTTGTTGAAGGCAGAAGCCCACCACGCAGAGCTGTGA